A genome region from Hevea brasiliensis isolate MT/VB/25A 57/8 chromosome 7, ASM3005281v1, whole genome shotgun sequence includes the following:
- the LOC110659920 gene encoding uncharacterized protein LOC110659920, producing the protein MGPFPKSLTFLQVPALSIAFFLFLSTLFPFFAASQLSIYDHLHQNGLPIGLLPKGITDFSVEPTTGHFQINLTQPCNAKFENQLHYDFNISGLLSFGMIGELSGVSQQELFLWFPVKGIRVDVPSSGLIYFDVGVVDKQFSLSLFENPIECTAADPSDGPIDSRGSDDSRYQPGRLEFEMAQGNLRAAL; encoded by the exons ATGGGTCCCTTTCCCAAATCCCTAACTTTCCTTCAAGTTCCTGCACTTTCCATTgctttcttcctctttctctctaCTCTCTTCCCATTTTTCGCAGCATCCCAGCTGTCCATCTACGACCACCTCCACCAAAACGGCCTCCCCATTGGCCTCCTCCCTAAGGGCATTACCGACTTTTCAGTCGAGCCCACCACCGGTCACTTCCAGATAAATCTAACCCAACCTTGCAATGCCAAATTCGAGAACCAGCTACACTACGATTTCAACATTTCTGGACTCCTTTCCTTTGGAATGATCGGTGAATTATCCGGTGTGTCTCAGCAGGAGCTCTTCCTTTGGTTTCCAGTTAAGGGTATACGCGTCGATGTCCCCAGCTCTGGTTTGATATACTTTGATGTTGGAGTTGTGGACAAGCAGTTCTCTTTGTCCTTGTTTGAGAACCCTATCGAATGCACTGCTGCTGATCCTAGTGATGGGCCCATTGATTCGCGGGGATCGGACGACTCTAGG TATCAACCAGGAAGGCTTGAATTTGAAATGGCGCAAGGGAACTTGAGGGCTGCTTTATAG